A genomic stretch from Heterodontus francisci isolate sHetFra1 chromosome 23, sHetFra1.hap1, whole genome shotgun sequence includes:
- the crybb3 gene encoding beta-crystallin B3: MAEEQSVQEEQVAGKSHDAPGANYKLTVYELENFQGRKSEFTGECMNLAEKGFEKVGSIHVESGPWVGFERQKFTGEQFVLEKGEYPRWDTWSNSHSSERLLSLRPLCIDGGEHKINLFENAGYSGRKMEIVEDDVPSLWAYGFQNRVASIKAINGTWVGYQYPGYRGRQYIFEKADYKHWNEWDSNQPLIQSIRRIRDMQWHKRGCFEATPTSS, from the exons ATGGCAGAGGAGCAAAGCGTCCAAGAGGAGCAGGTAGCTGGGAAAAGCCACGATGCACCAGGAGCAAATTACAAG cTCACAGTATATGAGCTTGAGAATTTCCAGGGGCGCAAGTCTGAGTTTACTGGAGAATGTATGAACTTGGCAGAAAAAGGTTTTGAAAAAGTGGGATCAATCCATGTGGAAAGCGGTCC ATGGGTGGGGTTTGAGCGACAGAAGTTCACTGGCGAACAGTTTGTTTTGGAAAAGGGAGAATATCCACGATGGGACACGTGGTCCAACAGTCACAGTAGCGAGAGGCTACTGTCACTCCGACCCCTCTGCATC GATGGTGGTGAGCACAAGATCAATCTCTTTGAGAATGCTGGGTATAGTGGAAGGAAGATGGAGATTGTAGAAGATGATGTTCCCAGCCTTTGGGCTTATGGATTCCAGAATAGGGTAGCCAGCATCAAAGCCATTAATGGAAC GTGGGTGGGGTACCAGTACCCTGGTTATAGAGGACGCCAGTACATCTTTGAGAAGGCAGACTATAAACATTGGAATGAATGGGATTCTAACCAGCCATTGATCCAGTCTATCCGCCGCATCAGGGATATGCAGTGGCACAAGCGAGGCTGCTTCGAGGCCACCCCAACTAGCAGCTGA